Proteins encoded within one genomic window of Saccharopolyspora pogona:
- a CDS encoding class I adenylate-forming enzyme family protein, producing the protein MALIPGGAAITIAGGIREYARATPSAVAVIDGDRTLSFAALNERASRLANALLGAGLRRGERVGVLLGNRLEYPEIACGITKAGLVMVPLNPRLTADEITFILDHSGCRALILDNGLAGAASAAIADLGIGAVFCIDGDRVPGPRSWRNRSSSRAGLGPGYEAVLERAAARDPAIVVQESEPFCIAYTSGTTGDPKGVVISHRSRSLTFYCSALEWGLANGRTSIAVAPMYHGAGFAFGYAPVYTGGTVVMLRKWDPAELLALVERHRAQSVFLVPTHAHALRELGEMTTSRHDLDSLDTLYFNASALPWPLKEWVMATFPHAGVHELYGSTEAGVVTDLRPADMRRKPGSVGHPWYMTELRVVGSDGAPVAPGEPGELFSRSPFLMNGYHRNPDATAACTTDDGYLSCGDIVTVDEEGYVYVVDRKKDMIVTGGVNVYPREVEDVLRTHPAVADVAVTGVASQRWGEEIAAWFVALPGQQIRPEDLAAHCRQRLAGFKVPRRWHVVDALPRNAAGKVLKRSLRQQASGAGAR; encoded by the coding sequence ATGGCTCTGATTCCCGGGGGCGCGGCGATCACCATCGCTGGCGGCATCCGCGAGTACGCTAGGGCGACGCCGAGTGCGGTCGCCGTGATCGACGGCGACCGCACGCTGAGCTTCGCGGCCCTCAACGAACGGGCCAGCCGACTCGCGAACGCCCTCCTTGGCGCTGGCCTGCGTCGCGGTGAGCGCGTGGGCGTGCTGCTGGGCAACCGGCTGGAGTACCCGGAGATCGCCTGCGGCATCACCAAGGCCGGACTCGTCATGGTGCCGCTGAACCCGCGGCTCACCGCCGACGAGATCACATTCATCCTGGACCACTCCGGCTGTCGTGCCCTCATACTCGACAACGGCCTGGCCGGCGCGGCCTCGGCCGCCATCGCGGATCTCGGCATCGGGGCAGTGTTCTGCATCGATGGCGACAGGGTGCCGGGCCCGAGGTCGTGGCGGAATCGCTCGTCGTCGCGGGCCGGCCTCGGTCCCGGGTACGAGGCGGTGCTCGAGCGGGCTGCGGCGCGGGACCCGGCCATCGTCGTGCAGGAGTCCGAGCCCTTCTGCATCGCGTACACCTCCGGCACGACGGGCGACCCGAAGGGCGTCGTCATCAGCCACCGTTCGCGGTCCCTGACGTTCTACTGCTCGGCGCTGGAATGGGGCTTGGCCAACGGCCGGACCTCCATCGCCGTCGCGCCGATGTACCACGGTGCCGGCTTCGCATTCGGGTACGCGCCGGTTTACACCGGCGGCACCGTCGTGATGCTTCGTAAGTGGGACCCGGCGGAACTGCTCGCACTGGTGGAGCGGCACCGGGCGCAGTCCGTGTTCCTCGTGCCGACCCACGCTCATGCGCTGCGTGAGCTCGGGGAAATGACAACGAGTCGCCACGATCTCGACAGCCTCGACACGCTGTACTTCAACGCGTCAGCCCTGCCGTGGCCGCTCAAGGAGTGGGTAATGGCCACGTTCCCACATGCGGGCGTGCACGAGTTGTACGGCTCGACCGAAGCCGGCGTCGTAACCGATCTGCGCCCGGCGGACATGCGGCGCAAGCCGGGCTCGGTGGGCCATCCCTGGTACATGACGGAACTACGCGTGGTGGGCTCGGACGGGGCTCCGGTCGCCCCCGGCGAGCCCGGCGAGCTGTTCAGCCGCTCGCCGTTCCTCATGAACGGTTACCATCGCAACCCCGACGCGACGGCGGCCTGCACCACCGACGACGGGTACCTGAGCTGCGGGGACATCGTCACCGTCGACGAAGAGGGCTACGTCTACGTCGTCGACCGCAAGAAGGACATGATCGTCACCGGCGGGGTGAATGTCTACCCGAGGGAGGTCGAAGATGTGCTGCGGACGCACCCGGCCGTCGCGGATGTCGCTGTCACCGGTGTCGCCTCGCAGCGGTGGGGCGAGGAGATCGCGGCTTGGTTTGTCGCGCTGCCGGGCCAGCAGATCCGACCGGAGGACCTGGCCGCACACTGCCGGCAACGCCTCGCGGGCTTCAAAGTACCGAGGCGGTGGCACGTCGTGGACGCGCTGCCCCGCAACGCGGCCGGAAAGGTGCTCAAGCGCAGCCTACGCCAGCAGGCCTCCGGGGCTGGTGCCCGGTGA
- a CDS encoding ABC transporter ATP-binding protein, which yields MSRPLLQIRGVVAGYGGVRVLRDVDIVVGEGEFVALLGPNGAGKTTTLRVASGLLPPMSGSIDLDGRNIARIAGWRRTGLGLGHVPEGRQIFPDQTVEENLRLGAFTHRRDRQRIQRTLAELLELFPRLGERRFQLAGTLSGGEAQMLAVARALMSTPRLLMLDEPSLGLAPLKKAELFGYLKRLHAERGLAVLLVEQEVLTALRLAERGYVLERGRVVTEGTAQQLRDDPRVQAAYLGPAPTS from the coding sequence GTGAGCCGTCCGCTGCTGCAGATACGCGGGGTCGTCGCCGGCTACGGGGGCGTCCGGGTCCTGCGTGACGTCGACATCGTCGTCGGCGAGGGCGAGTTCGTGGCGCTCCTCGGCCCCAACGGCGCGGGAAAGACCACCACCCTGCGTGTCGCGTCCGGCCTGCTGCCACCGATGTCCGGCAGCATTGACCTGGACGGCCGGAACATCGCCCGGATCGCGGGTTGGCGTCGCACCGGGCTTGGGCTCGGCCATGTGCCGGAGGGGCGCCAGATCTTCCCGGACCAAACCGTGGAGGAGAACCTGCGGCTGGGCGCCTTTACCCATCGGCGGGACCGGCAGCGCATCCAGCGCACCCTCGCCGAACTCCTTGAGCTGTTTCCCCGGCTGGGGGAGCGCCGATTTCAGCTGGCTGGCACGCTGTCCGGCGGCGAGGCGCAGATGCTCGCGGTGGCGCGTGCCCTCATGAGCACGCCTCGACTGCTCATGCTCGACGAGCCCTCTCTCGGCCTCGCGCCTTTGAAGAAGGCGGAACTGTTCGGCTACCTCAAGCGGCTGCATGCCGAACGCGGGCTGGCCGTGCTGCTCGTCGAACAGGAGGTGCTCACCGCGCTGCGCCTCGCCGAGCGGGGGTACGTTCTGGAGCGGGGTCGCGTCGTGACCGAGGGCACAGCCCAACAGCTACGCGACGACCCGCGCGTGCAGGCGGCCTACCTCGGCCCCGCCCCGACCAGCTGA